The following are from one region of the Stanieria sp. NIES-3757 genome:
- a CDS encoding putative glycosyl transferase, producing the protein MSNPRLVIALAVYNGEKYLSQAIESILSQTFTDFKLLIGDNASTDTTPVICQKYAQQDRRITYYRHPKNIGASSNHNFLFQPGDAPYFKWAAHDDVLKPDYLEKCIALLDQNPDLAIAHSLSIEIDQNGTQLKTYDCEPRLNGVFPRTRFWNILWTNYFNEVFGVMRTQLIKNTNLYGGYVGADRNFTAEMILQGDVGYVEEYLFLRRHHPEAFTTKLLDDASRLKWFDPEAQTPDFLTVYIKFQKYFNSIVQLPLPLSEKIACFKLLLHWAMQRGLNLSYTKDNQLSNKLISKYF; encoded by the coding sequence ATGTCTAATCCTCGTTTAGTTATTGCTTTAGCCGTTTATAACGGTGAAAAATATCTTAGCCAAGCAATTGAATCTATTTTGAGTCAAACTTTCACTGATTTTAAACTATTAATTGGTGATAATGCTTCAACTGATACCACTCCAGTAATTTGTCAAAAATACGCTCAACAAGACCGTCGTATTACTTATTACAGACATCCTAAAAATATTGGTGCTTCTTCTAATCACAATTTCTTATTTCAGCCAGGAGATGCACCATATTTTAAATGGGCTGCCCATGATGATGTTCTCAAACCAGACTATTTAGAAAAGTGTATTGCATTACTAGATCAAAATCCTGACCTTGCGATCGCTCATAGTTTATCCATTGAAATAGACCAAAATGGCACGCAACTAAAAACCTATGACTGTGAACCACGTCTTAATGGTGTTTTTCCCCGAACAAGATTTTGGAATATACTCTGGACAAACTACTTCAATGAAGTTTTTGGGGTAATGCGTACTCAACTAATTAAAAATACCAATTTATATGGTGGTTATGTTGGTGCTGATCGCAACTTTACCGCAGAAATGATCCTTCAAGGAGATGTTGGTTATGTTGAGGAATACCTATTTTTACGCCGTCATCACCCTGAAGCTTTTACTACTAAATTATTGGATGATGCTTCTCGGCTAAAATGGTTCGATCCAGAAGCACAAACTCCAGACTTTTTGACTGTTTATATCAAATTTCAAAAATATTTCAATTCAATTGTGCAATTGCCTTTACCACTTTCGGAAAAAATTGCTTGCTTCAAACTTCTTTTACATTGGGCAATGCAGCGAGGGCTGAATTTATCCTATACCAAAGATAATCAGCTTTCAAACAAACTTATTTCTAAGTATTTTTAG
- a CDS encoding alpha/beta hydrolase fold protein produces MFIPVGFNQNSISTSLGMMIYYSNDSNPWHETKNFQQKTLVFLHGFGGGSSAYEWSKVYPAFAADYRILAPDMIGWGRSEHPERNYRVDDYVKTIIEFMEKTCDEPTTVIASSLTAAFTIRAAIARPELFKSFILTTAAGLSEFGKDYQNNFFTKLAATPLIDRFLYSTGVSNSFGIRSFLEQRQFARPERIYPEIVEAYLQSAQQQNGEYAALSFVRGDLCFDLSKYITQLTIPTALIWGQKSEFTGPEVGRRLAEMNPQAIRVFYQLDDVGLTPQLELPAVTIGLIRKFLPMLEVSNSNGTTIAV; encoded by the coding sequence ATGTTTATACCAGTTGGCTTTAATCAAAACTCAATCTCAACCAGCCTCGGGATGATGATTTACTATAGCAATGACAGTAATCCCTGGCATGAGACAAAAAATTTTCAGCAAAAAACTTTAGTGTTTTTACACGGTTTCGGTGGCGGTTCTTCTGCTTATGAATGGTCAAAAGTATATCCAGCTTTTGCTGCTGATTATCGTATCCTGGCACCAGACATGATTGGTTGGGGTAGATCCGAACATCCAGAACGTAATTATCGGGTTGATGATTATGTTAAAACTATTATCGAGTTTATGGAAAAGACTTGTGATGAACCAACCACAGTAATTGCGTCCTCTTTGACTGCTGCCTTTACTATTCGTGCTGCGATCGCTCGTCCCGAATTATTTAAATCCTTCATTCTGACTACCGCAGCAGGATTATCAGAATTTGGGAAAGATTATCAGAACAACTTTTTTACTAAGCTTGCTGCTACACCTTTAATCGATAGATTCCTGTATAGTACTGGAGTATCTAACAGTTTTGGCATTCGCAGCTTTTTAGAACAACGTCAGTTTGCCCGTCCAGAACGAATTTATCCTGAAATAGTAGAAGCCTATTTACAATCTGCCCAACAACAAAATGGAGAATATGCAGCCCTTTCCTTTGTTCGTGGCGATCTTTGTTTCGATTTAAGTAAATATATTACTCAACTCACTATTCCAACTGCTTTAATCTGGGGACAAAAATCTGAATTTACAGGGCCAGAAGTCGGTCGTCGTTTAGCTGAGATGAATCCTCAAGCAATTCGGGTATTTTATCAGTTGGATGATGTTGGTTTAACTCCTCAACTAGAACTTCCCGCGGTCACTATTGGACTAATTCGTAAGTTTTTACCAATGCTAGAGGTAAGTAACTCGAATGGAACTACCATAGCAGTATAG